The Lactuca sativa cultivar Salinas chromosome 2, Lsat_Salinas_v11, whole genome shotgun sequence genome includes the window CACTGGAGCGGGCAACGATGGTAGCTTCTCGGTGGTTGCAGTTCCGCCTTGGCTTTTTCGGTCGATAATAGCGATTGTGGTGCAAGCAGTGCCCTAGAGGTAGCGGTTGAGAGGACCCCCTTAAATATGCCTTTCTCACACGCCGACTGCATAGCAACATTCAGCCCTTCCATTACCATTATGAAGAGTAATGGAGAGAGTGGGTCTCCTTGTCGTATTCCTTTCCCGAAATCGAACTCAACTGTGGGCGAACCATTTAAAACGACTGATGCCCTAGCGGATTTGAGGCACCCCCTGATCCACATCCTCCACTTTGATTCGTACCCCCATTTGTTCCATTATAGAATCCAAAAACTCCCAGTTAACCGAGTCAAAGGATTTTTCGAAATCCACTTTGAAGAGGAGtagtttcttttttgtttttttcactCATGAACATATTTCATTTACAATTAGCGGCCCATCATGTATATTTTTGCCTTCAACAAACGCCGATTGTACCTCATTCATGTTATGGGCAATAATCCTTTTGAGCCGGATAGCAAGAGCCTTTGCTATAACTTTATACATGCTCCTAGTTAGACTAATCGGCCAGAAGTCACGACCAAGAACTAACGGATCCTTAACTTTTGGCACCAAAGTAATAAAGGAGGAGTTACACCCAGGGCTAAGTTCCCCATGTTGTTCGAAATGTTTAACAAATCAGAATATGTCTTCCTTCATTAagtcccaatatatatatatatatatatatatatatatatatatatatatatatatatatatatatatatatatatatatatatatatatataaacttgaaGCTAAAGCCATCAGGCCCAGGAGCTTTGTCTCCGCCACATGCCCAAACAACTATCCTGATCTCCTCCATAGAAAAAGGAGATTCAAGGTTATGACTAATATCCGAATCCAGAATATGAAACTTTTAATTAATCAATCTTGGTCTAGTAGGCCAATTCTCCTGGAACTTCATTCGAAAAAATCTATGTATCTCCTGTTTTATTGTATATGCATTTGTGTTCCACTCACCGTTTATAACCAACCCATGAATATGATTTTTCTGTTGTTTGATATTAACAAAAGAGTGGAAGAAACTTGTGTTCTCATCTCCGTTAATTGCCCATCTTATCATTGCCTTTTGTTTTGCATCAAGTGCAACGATCTTTTCATGTTCAACTATCTTTTGAAACATCACTCTCCTTTCCTCAATCTCCGATTCATACAATTCACGGGATTCATATGCTACATCCAACTCCTGTAACTTGAGTTTTAGTGTATGTAATTCTTTTACCTCATTTGGATAATCAACAACTCTCC containing:
- the LOC111876645 gene encoding uncharacterized protein LOC111876645, coding for MGGHRYTYFCQSDPKMSKLDRFMICPRLLNHFPKIYVVAVSREPSDHCPIILQSVTEDFGKTPFRFFNSRMNKDGFGQVVTKAWESFVGYGTHDRYLAAKLKFFKNEIKKWRVVDYPNEVKELHTLKLKLQELDVAYESRELYESEIEERRVMFQKIVEHEKIVALDAKQKAMIRWAINGDENTSFFHSFVNIKQQKNHIHGLVINGEWNTNAYTIKQEIHRFFRMKFQENWPTRPRLIN